Part of the Bacillota bacterium genome is shown below.
CGCCGGACTTGTGACTGTGCAGCGTGTGAACACATCTCATCTGTACTCTCAGAACCTTCGCCCACTCCTGGAGATGGGCGAATACCTCCGTGGAGAGGAACGGCATGAGAGACCCTCGAACGAATCCGAGAAAGTGTGGAACGACTTCACCGAGAATGGAAAGCTGAAATCATACCCCGCCCAGCGAAAGAAGCGGCTTTACATACTGGAGAGGCTGTCCGGTCTCTTCTCGCCAGGGGTCAAGTACCCCGAGCGGGAAGTAAATGCGATCCTCTCGCAGTACCATCCGGACTATGCTACACTCCGGCGGGAGATGATCATGAACGGGCTCATGGCCAGGGACAAGGGGTTCTACTGGATCCTCCCGCATTCGGATGCTAGTCATGCGAACGAAGACGACAACGGGAACGGGCAACACCGGTAGGCCCGGGCCGAGACGAAGGAAGGTCGCACCACATGCACACAACAGCAATTGAGCTCACAGGACACATCATAGACTCCCGTATCCTTCCTCGGGTTATGGACGCAGTGATGGATCTTGGAGGGGACTTCAAGATCACCGAGGTCCGTATTGGCAGAACCAAGGTGGATACGAGCTACGCGCGGTTGGAGATCACAGCAGAGGATCACGAGACTCTGGATGCCATCATCGCTGCCGCCCAGGAACTCGGCGCAGCCGTCGTGGATGAGGAGGAGGTCATACTCGCCCCCGTTGAACAGGAAGGTGTGTTCCCCGAGGGCTTCTATTCCTCCACCAACTTGGATACATTCGTCAAGTGGCGGGGGCGGTGGATCCCGGTCGACAACATCGAGATGGACTGCGCAATCGCGGTTGACACCGAGCGCGCCTCGGCCATGTGTGTGCCCCTGCACAAGGCGCGGCCGGGGCAGAGCATAGTAGTTGGGCGCCGCGGCATACGGGTCGTACCCCTCGAGAGAGCACGCCACCGCGAGGTATTCTCATTCATGGGAAGTCAAGTGTCGAGTGAACGCCCTAAAGGGCTCATCGTGGCCGATGTCGCACGGGAGATGAAAGAGGCCCGCGCCCGTGGCGGCAAGATCCTGGTGGTGGCGGGGCCTGCGGTAATCCACACTGGGGCCGGACGTCATCTCGTATCTCTCATCGAGGCCGGGTATGTTCAAGTCTTCTTCACCGGCAATGCGTTGGCAGTCCACGACGTAGAGTCGGTTCTCTTCGGGACGTCGCTCGGGCTCTACCTGGAGAACGGGGTGTCCGCGAAAGAGGGCCATGCCCATCATCTGCGCGCCATTAACACCATCCGCCGGGCCGGGGGCCTGCGCAAGGCCGTGGAGTCGGGACTCCTCACCCGCGGGGTGATGCATGCGGTCATAACCCATGGGGTGGATTATGTCCTGGCTGGGTCGATCAGGGACGATGGCCCCTTGCCCGATGTGATAACGGACACCACCCAAGCGCAGGACGAGATGCGCAAGTGCCTCCCCGGTGTGGAGCTGGCCCTGATGCTCTCGACCATGCTCCATTCGATAGCCACGGGCAACCTTCTTCCGGCGCGCGTCCGCACGGTCTGCGTGGATATCAACCCTGCCACCGTCACCAAGCTCGCGGATCGTGGCACTTTCCAGGCAGTGGGGATAGTCAGCGACGTAGAGTGGTTCCTCAAAGAACTCCTTGCTCATCTCGTGTAGAAGGACTCACGCTGAGGGCCTGATGGTCGGAGACGCCCGAGCTCCCGGAATCGA
Proteins encoded:
- a CDS encoding metalloregulator ArsR/SmtB family transcription factor, with translation MALSNLSSEQLDRLVEVYKALADPARIRIMALLSEGDLNGKEIAEALSLSQPTITHHMSVLRNAGLVTVQRVNTSHLYSQNLRPLLEMGEYLRGEERHERPSNESEKVWNDFTENGKLKSYPAQRKKRLYILERLSGLFSPGVKYPEREVNAILSQYHPDYATLRREMIMNGLMARDKGFYWILPHSDASHANEDDNGNGQHR
- a CDS encoding TIGR00300 family protein — its product is MHTTAIELTGHIIDSRILPRVMDAVMDLGGDFKITEVRIGRTKVDTSYARLEITAEDHETLDAIIAAAQELGAAVVDEEEVILAPVEQEGVFPEGFYSSTNLDTFVKWRGRWIPVDNIEMDCAIAVDTERASAMCVPLHKARPGQSIVVGRRGIRVVPLERARHREVFSFMGSQVSSERPKGLIVADVAREMKEARARGGKILVVAGPAVIHTGAGRHLVSLIEAGYVQVFFTGNALAVHDVESVLFGTSLGLYLENGVSAKEGHAHHLRAINTIRRAGGLRKAVESGLLTRGVMHAVITHGVDYVLAGSIRDDGPLPDVITDTTQAQDEMRKCLPGVELALMLSTMLHSIATGNLLPARVRTVCVDINPATVTKLADRGTFQAVGIVSDVEWFLKELLAHLV